The following coding sequences are from one Microbacterium sp. SORGH_AS_0969 window:
- a CDS encoding MoxR family ATPase, whose translation MDETATPEAASRLRRTETARPGSDEPLTAESFARLTDQITASVSNVIDGKPEAVQSALIALLAEGHLLIEDVPGVGKTMLARALAATVDADVRRIQFTPDLLPGDITGVSVFNPVTRQFEFTPGAVFANIVIADEINRSSPKTQSSLLEAMEERQVTIDGRTHVLPSPFLVVATQNPFEMEGTYALPEAQRDRFLLRISMGYPDAAAEALMLRQRDSVNPLDGIVPVVTARQVTAMIAWARGVHVAPALEEYVVALAQATRSHPDIRLGASPRATLQLVRAAKVRAALDGRAYVIPDDLTSLLNPVFGHRLIANRSAAGGRAGAVVVSEALDRIAASVRVPLAARA comes from the coding sequence ATGGACGAGACGGCCACGCCCGAGGCGGCATCGCGACTCCGCCGCACCGAGACCGCCCGCCCGGGAAGTGACGAGCCGCTCACCGCGGAGTCCTTCGCCCGGCTGACCGATCAGATCACGGCATCCGTCTCGAACGTCATCGACGGCAAGCCGGAGGCCGTCCAGAGCGCTCTGATCGCGCTCCTGGCCGAGGGGCACCTGCTCATCGAGGACGTCCCCGGGGTGGGCAAGACCATGCTCGCCCGCGCGCTGGCCGCGACGGTCGACGCCGACGTGCGACGCATCCAGTTCACGCCCGACCTCCTCCCGGGAGACATCACGGGCGTCTCGGTTTTCAACCCGGTCACGCGGCAATTCGAGTTCACGCCTGGCGCGGTGTTCGCCAACATCGTCATTGCCGACGAGATCAACCGCTCCTCCCCCAAGACGCAATCGTCGCTGCTCGAGGCGATGGAGGAGCGCCAGGTGACGATCGACGGGCGGACGCACGTGCTGCCCTCCCCGTTCCTCGTCGTGGCGACGCAGAACCCCTTCGAGATGGAGGGCACCTACGCCCTCCCCGAGGCTCAGCGCGACCGCTTCCTCCTGCGCATCTCGATGGGCTACCCCGATGCCGCCGCCGAAGCGCTCATGCTGCGCCAGCGCGACTCGGTGAACCCCTTGGACGGGATCGTGCCCGTCGTGACCGCGCGGCAGGTCACCGCGATGATCGCCTGGGCCCGTGGGGTGCACGTCGCCCCCGCGCTCGAGGAGTACGTCGTGGCGCTGGCTCAGGCGACGCGGAGCCACCCCGACATCCGCCTGGGTGCGAGCCCGCGGGCCACGCTGCAGCTGGTCCGTGCGGCCAAGGTCCGGGCGGCGCTCGACGGGCGCGCCTACGTCATCCCCGACGACCTGACGTCGCTGCTCAACCCGGTGTTCGGTCACCGCCTCATCGCGAACCGCTCCGCCGCGGGCGGCCGCGCGGGAGCGGTCGTGGTGTCCGAGGCGCTCGACCGCATCGCCGCGAGCGTGCGCGTCCCGCTCGCCGCCCGAGCGTGA
- a CDS encoding ROK family protein — protein MSDATPSLPAYTHVLAVDIGGTKVDAAVVSVAGEVVRESVTRRPTGRENDRKAIARNVREAAEGALAAVPGLRVGAIGVGSAGPVDLPSRSVSPLNLPQAAGLPIDEVLSGLIDGPITLALDGTCIALAEHWRGSLRGCRNAMAIVVSTGVGGGFVLDGRPMGGASGNAGHLGQTFVRTIHDGDAVASTLEAVAAGPGTVAWARTQGWEGATGLDLAASYRAGDEIARAAVSRSATAVGQAIAAAATLCDLEAVAIAGGFSQVADDYVDQVRVAVEAAAVHAYARRCRIVGSGLDGDGPLLGAAALALGA, from the coding sequence ATGTCCGATGCCACCCCGTCCCTGCCCGCGTACACCCACGTTCTCGCCGTCGACATCGGCGGGACGAAGGTCGACGCTGCCGTCGTGTCGGTCGCCGGCGAGGTGGTGCGAGAGAGCGTGACGCGCCGGCCCACCGGGCGCGAGAACGACCGCAAGGCCATCGCACGCAACGTCCGCGAAGCGGCGGAGGGGGCGCTGGCTGCGGTCCCCGGTCTGCGTGTCGGCGCGATCGGCGTCGGCAGCGCCGGACCGGTCGACCTCCCGTCGCGCTCGGTCTCGCCGCTCAACCTGCCCCAGGCCGCCGGTCTCCCGATCGACGAGGTGCTGAGCGGTCTGATCGACGGTCCGATCACGCTCGCCCTCGACGGCACGTGCATCGCGCTCGCCGAGCACTGGCGGGGATCTCTGCGCGGATGCCGGAACGCGATGGCGATCGTCGTCTCCACGGGGGTCGGCGGAGGATTCGTCCTGGACGGGCGTCCGATGGGCGGGGCGAGCGGCAACGCGGGTCACCTCGGGCAGACGTTCGTGCGCACGATCCACGACGGTGACGCCGTGGCATCCACTCTCGAAGCCGTGGCCGCCGGTCCCGGAACCGTCGCGTGGGCGCGCACGCAGGGCTGGGAGGGTGCCACCGGACTCGACCTGGCGGCGTCGTACCGTGCCGGCGACGAGATCGCCCGCGCCGCCGTGTCGCGCTCGGCGACCGCGGTCGGCCAGGCCATCGCCGCGGCGGCGACGCTGTGCGACCTCGAAGCGGTCGCGATCGCGGGCGGGTTCTCGCAGGTCGCCGACGACTACGTCGATCAGGTGCGCGTGGCGGTGGAGGCCGCGGCGGTGCACGCCTACGCGCGACGCTGTCGCATCGTCGGCTCGGGCCTGGACGGCGACGGGCCCCTGCTGGGCGCAGCGGCGCTCGCGCTCGGCGCCTGA
- a CDS encoding glycosyl hydrolase-related protein: MFPDPGQDQGVHHLEVGIVVEAEVVDAVAEGYRTNLPARVVTDAAEESVAPLVTIDQPGVVVEAIKLAQDGSGDVVVRLYEALGQRVHARLEAGFYVARVSETDLLERDVDAAAVTAVQGGVVDLELRPFQLVTVRLSR; encoded by the coding sequence ATGTTCCCCGACCCGGGCCAGGACCAGGGTGTGCACCACCTTGAGGTGGGCATCGTCGTCGAGGCCGAGGTCGTGGATGCCGTGGCCGAGGGCTACCGGACGAACCTGCCCGCGCGGGTGGTGACGGATGCCGCCGAGGAATCGGTCGCCCCGCTGGTGACGATCGATCAGCCGGGCGTGGTCGTCGAGGCGATCAAGCTCGCGCAGGACGGCTCGGGAGACGTCGTCGTGCGCCTGTACGAGGCGCTCGGTCAGCGGGTGCACGCGCGCCTCGAGGCCGGGTTCTACGTCGCCCGCGTGAGCGAGACCGACCTGCTGGAGCGTGACGTGGATGCCGCAGCGGTGACCGCTGTGCAGGGCGGCGTCGTGGATCTCGAGCTGCGTCCGTTCCAGCTCGTCACGGTGCGGTTGTCGCGCTGA
- a CDS encoding DUF6338 family protein, which produces MPTDLVGVAFYVLLILPGVMFAISRERHRPRIKQSAFRETATAIFVSTAIAASFGFTVAIASLLSPPVHSEVVRFLEDPALYARERFEGFVIFGFVLLSVATWAAWWLGSKRADDLIFARRAEDPNRDSWGYVFTRKPEARNFAGVRLKEGTWVQGFVDTYGNVGEEGMPKALTLVGAIGIRPPGGELEAYEGEVLVLKDAEILYMTVTYMDGEPAPVADAARTTPRQSIRIGVVALLVLMIVLLVAFHANG; this is translated from the coding sequence GTGCCCACAGATCTCGTCGGCGTCGCGTTCTACGTCCTCCTCATTCTCCCGGGCGTCATGTTCGCGATCAGTCGCGAACGACACCGCCCCCGCATCAAGCAGTCCGCTTTCCGAGAGACCGCCACGGCCATCTTCGTCAGCACCGCAATCGCGGCATCATTCGGCTTCACCGTCGCGATCGCTTCGTTGCTGTCACCGCCTGTTCATTCCGAAGTCGTTCGTTTCCTCGAAGATCCCGCGCTGTACGCCCGCGAACGCTTCGAGGGGTTCGTCATCTTCGGTTTCGTTCTTCTGAGTGTGGCGACCTGGGCTGCCTGGTGGTTGGGGAGCAAGCGAGCCGATGACCTCATCTTCGCCCGCCGCGCGGAAGACCCCAACCGAGACTCCTGGGGCTATGTCTTCACCAGGAAACCCGAGGCGCGTAACTTCGCAGGGGTCCGCCTGAAGGAGGGCACCTGGGTCCAGGGGTTCGTCGACACGTACGGCAACGTCGGTGAAGAGGGTATGCCGAAAGCACTCACTCTGGTCGGCGCCATCGGCATTCGCCCTCCTGGGGGAGAGCTCGAAGCCTACGAAGGCGAAGTGCTCGTGCTCAAAGACGCCGAGATCTTGTACATGACGGTGACGTACATGGACGGGGAACCGGCCCCCGTTGCGGACGCGGCGCGAACGACCCCACGGCAATCCATCCGTATCGGAGTCGTCGCATTGCTTGTGCTGATGATCGTCCTTCTGGTCGCATTCCACGCGAACGGCTGA
- a CDS encoding primary-amine oxidase yields the protein MTLTDPTSTAFTAPPAPAHPLASLSPAEITTVHAIVSGLDGLDEATRFAYVGLEEAPKGEVLAWERGEAAFPERRARVQLLNLRTAHSLDLVVSLATGEVLRHTELDGSDGQLPILDAEFEEVGLIANESAEWVAALAARGLTTADVVLVPLSAGHYGYENEVGRRVLRTFAFRQDHPADHPWAHPVDGLTAYIDVADRRIIEIVDTPGFTVPETHGNFDDPELQGPPLEGLKPIVITQPEGASFTVDEEHVTWGEWDLRIGFDTREGLILRQLSFAGRPVMYRGSISEMVVPYADPAPNRFWQNYFDTGEYLFGRYTNELELGCDCVGDITYVDAVLSDENGMPRTIRNAVCMHEEDFGTLWKHTDIFTGASEVRRSRRLVISFFTTVGNYDYGFYWYLYLDGTIECEAKLTGILFTSAYPGEGYPYASEVAPGLGAPYHQHLFSARLDMTVDGVANVVNEIDAVRVPISAENPAGNAFTKKVTPITSEKVSGRVADGAVNRVWQIASTEKTTERGQATSYMLFPTETPVLLADDASSIAARAAFATKNLFVTKYDPDERYAAGDFVNQHPGGAGIPAFIAGDEPLVGEDVVLWHTFGLTHFPRNEDWPVMPMDYAKFTLKPYNFFERNPVLNVPAPANTHCAPTAHADGHGHGPHADEAVGAHGHDHSTHGHDGHGDAHHC from the coding sequence ATGACCCTCACCGACCCGACGTCCACCGCCTTCACCGCTCCTCCGGCTCCGGCCCACCCGCTGGCATCGCTCTCCCCCGCCGAGATCACGACGGTCCACGCGATCGTCTCGGGCCTCGACGGGCTCGACGAGGCGACCCGCTTCGCCTACGTCGGCCTCGAGGAAGCGCCGAAGGGAGAGGTTCTCGCGTGGGAGCGCGGCGAGGCCGCCTTCCCCGAGCGCCGCGCCCGGGTGCAGTTGCTGAACCTGCGCACCGCCCACTCACTCGACCTCGTCGTCTCGCTCGCCACCGGGGAGGTTCTGCGTCACACCGAGCTCGACGGCTCCGACGGGCAGCTGCCGATCCTCGACGCCGAGTTCGAGGAGGTCGGACTCATCGCGAACGAGAGCGCCGAGTGGGTCGCCGCCCTCGCCGCCCGCGGTCTCACGACCGCCGACGTCGTGCTCGTGCCGCTCTCAGCCGGCCACTACGGCTATGAGAACGAGGTCGGGCGCCGCGTGCTGCGCACCTTCGCGTTCCGTCAGGACCACCCCGCCGACCACCCGTGGGCGCACCCCGTCGACGGCCTCACCGCCTACATCGACGTCGCCGACCGCCGGATCATCGAGATCGTCGACACCCCCGGCTTCACGGTGCCCGAGACGCACGGCAACTTCGACGATCCCGAGCTGCAGGGCCCGCCCCTCGAGGGGCTCAAGCCCATCGTGATCACCCAGCCCGAGGGCGCGAGCTTCACCGTCGACGAGGAGCACGTGACGTGGGGCGAATGGGACCTGCGCATCGGCTTCGACACCCGCGAGGGGCTCATCCTGCGTCAGCTCTCGTTCGCCGGGCGCCCCGTGATGTACCGCGGCTCGATCAGCGAGATGGTCGTGCCCTACGCCGACCCCGCGCCCAACCGGTTCTGGCAGAACTACTTCGACACCGGCGAGTACCTCTTCGGCCGGTACACGAACGAGCTCGAGCTCGGTTGCGACTGCGTCGGCGACATCACCTACGTCGACGCCGTGCTGTCGGACGAGAACGGGATGCCGCGCACCATCCGCAACGCCGTGTGCATGCACGAGGAGGACTTCGGCACCCTCTGGAAGCACACCGACATCTTCACCGGCGCCAGCGAGGTGCGCCGCTCACGGCGGCTGGTCATCTCGTTCTTCACCACCGTCGGCAACTACGACTACGGCTTCTACTGGTACCTGTACCTCGACGGCACGATCGAGTGCGAGGCGAAGCTCACCGGCATCCTGTTCACCTCCGCCTACCCGGGCGAGGGCTACCCGTACGCCTCGGAGGTCGCGCCGGGCCTCGGGGCGCCGTACCATCAGCACCTGTTCTCGGCGCGGCTCGACATGACCGTCGACGGGGTCGCGAACGTCGTGAACGAGATCGACGCGGTGCGCGTGCCCATCTCGGCCGAGAACCCCGCCGGGAACGCCTTCACGAAGAAGGTGACGCCGATCACGTCGGAGAAGGTGTCGGGCCGCGTCGCCGACGGCGCCGTGAACCGCGTGTGGCAGATCGCCTCGACCGAGAAGACGACGGAGCGCGGACAGGCGACGTCGTACATGCTGTTCCCGACCGAGACTCCGGTGCTGCTGGCCGATGACGCCTCTTCGATCGCCGCGCGCGCGGCGTTCGCCACGAAGAACCTGTTCGTGACGAAGTACGACCCCGATGAGCGATACGCCGCGGGCGACTTCGTCAATCAGCACCCGGGTGGTGCCGGCATCCCGGCCTTCATCGCGGGCGACGAACCGCTCGTCGGCGAAGACGTGGTGCTCTGGCACACATTCGGACTCACGCACTTCCCGCGCAACGAGGACTGGCCCGTCATGCCGATGGACTACGCGAAGTTCACACTGAAGCCGTACAACTTCTTCGAGCGCAATCCCGTCCTGAACGTCCCCGCGCCGGCGAACACGCATTGCGCGCCGACGGCGCATGCCGACGGGCACGGCCACGGCCCGCACGCGGATGAGGCGGTCGGCGCGCACGGTCATGACCACAGCACGCACGGTCACGACGGGCACGGCGACGCGCACCACTGTTGA
- a CDS encoding APC family permease has translation MTQLESKGVAASAKRTLQGSLGVTAIVFMVVAAASPLTVVGGAAPLGILIGNGAGFPTLYAVSAVILLLFAVGLAAMTRHVPKPGAFFTYIGYGLGRPSGLAAAWTAMLTYTTIQVSVYGYIGYLLEITVVSLGGPDLAWWLYALAVVGLVGILGYRHIDLSSKVLGVLLVAEVAIVLALVAAVVFNGGPEGLSAAPFEPANVFSGSPGVGLMFAIAAFIGFEATAIFRDEARDPDRTIPRATYGAVIGIGIFYTLASWGLVMAWGPGGIMEAAADPGTLMLRTVAIYLGTVGEIIVNVLLLTSMFACVLSFHNVLTRYQHAMAGAGVLPDRIGGVHARHLSPHVSSIVQTATAAVLTAVFAVLNLDPLLQVFTWFAGVATLAIAVLMAATSVAVIVYFARTRADRRVWNTIVAPALGFVGLAVSAVIIVVYFPIMVGDVDGDGNPVFGAVTWFLLALVVVFPVLGYAQAAWIRRRRPAAYAKLTDTIAG, from the coding sequence ATGACCCAGCTCGAATCGAAGGGGGTGGCGGCGTCAGCCAAGCGGACGCTGCAGGGCTCCCTCGGTGTCACGGCGATCGTGTTCATGGTGGTCGCCGCCGCCTCACCGCTCACCGTCGTCGGCGGCGCCGCACCGCTCGGCATCCTGATCGGAAACGGGGCGGGCTTCCCGACCCTGTACGCGGTCAGCGCCGTCATCCTCCTGCTGTTCGCCGTGGGCCTGGCCGCGATGACGCGCCATGTCCCGAAGCCCGGCGCCTTCTTCACGTACATCGGCTACGGCCTCGGCCGCCCCTCGGGCCTGGCCGCGGCGTGGACGGCGATGCTCACGTACACGACGATCCAGGTCTCGGTCTACGGCTACATCGGCTACCTGCTCGAGATCACCGTCGTCTCGCTCGGGGGTCCCGACCTCGCGTGGTGGCTGTACGCGCTCGCGGTGGTGGGGCTCGTCGGCATCCTGGGCTATCGGCACATCGACCTGTCGAGCAAGGTGCTCGGCGTTCTTCTCGTGGCCGAGGTCGCCATCGTGCTCGCGCTCGTCGCGGCCGTGGTGTTCAACGGCGGCCCCGAGGGCCTGAGCGCGGCACCGTTCGAGCCGGCGAACGTCTTCAGCGGCTCGCCCGGTGTCGGGCTCATGTTCGCCATCGCGGCGTTCATCGGGTTCGAGGCGACGGCGATCTTCCGCGACGAAGCACGCGATCCCGACCGGACGATCCCCCGCGCCACGTACGGCGCCGTGATCGGTATCGGTATCTTCTACACCCTCGCGTCCTGGGGCCTGGTGATGGCCTGGGGTCCCGGCGGGATCATGGAGGCCGCAGCCGATCCCGGCACCCTCATGCTCCGCACCGTCGCGATCTACCTCGGCACCGTCGGCGAGATCATCGTCAACGTCCTGCTGCTGACCTCGATGTTCGCGTGCGTGCTGTCGTTCCACAACGTGCTCACCCGCTACCAGCACGCCATGGCCGGCGCCGGGGTGCTGCCCGACCGTATCGGTGGCGTGCACGCGCGCCACCTCTCGCCGCACGTGTCGTCGATCGTGCAGACGGCGACGGCCGCGGTTCTCACGGCGGTCTTCGCGGTGCTGAACCTCGACCCGCTGCTGCAGGTGTTCACGTGGTTCGCCGGTGTCGCCACCCTCGCCATCGCGGTGCTGATGGCCGCGACCTCCGTCGCCGTGATCGTGTACTTCGCCCGGACCCGCGCCGACCGGCGCGTATGGAACACGATCGTCGCCCCCGCGCTCGGCTTCGTGGGGCTCGCGGTGTCGGCCGTGATCATCGTCGTCTACTTCCCGATCATGGTCGGCGACGTGGACGGTGACGGAAACCCCGTCTTCGGCGCGGTCACCTGGTTCCTTCTGGCGCTGGTGGTGGTCTTCCCCGTCCTCGGCTACGCCCAGGCCGCCTGGATCCGCCGTCGCCGCCCCGCCGCCTACGCCAAGCTCACCGACACCATCGCGGGATGA
- a CDS encoding APC family permease yields MTALARAIARPDPVAGFGDRSPLHGLDRRRIGIVDLAAQSVAAVAPAAAATTVVLLVAGFAPGATVTAIVAAAILSLGVARTVSQFARRFAATGALYTYTARGLGTRAGLAAGAAILTGYGAVAMFALLGGAYYATYLVAGLWPSIDRALVTALFVVGQGVLVAFVLVRGIRISARAALVVETLSVALIVVLLIALLVKIGPLDLTAIAGIGGAQLDPTAFAAAAVIALTAFVGFESAATLSVESVSPLRNVPRAITGTVVLSGLLYVLAAVTQVAGFDALGADLATSASPVNELAEAYGLGGWGVVADLGIAASFLACAIGTTTALVRVLFALSRDAVLPAAIGRTHPRFGTPATAVAAALPLITALPVVVVAAGIDTRDAMHVTIGLGAAGYIVAYILVCVAAPFFLRRIGESTVGSTVVAGVSALALAAALVSFFVDDLSSGGAIVVIVAGLTAVCAVVITLLRRRHGSGALGVYDEPVAAQVLGGVVSPRHPDDA; encoded by the coding sequence GTGACTGCACTCGCCCGCGCCATCGCGCGCCCCGATCCCGTCGCCGGTTTCGGCGACCGTTCCCCGCTGCACGGACTCGACCGGCGCCGTATCGGCATCGTCGATCTCGCGGCGCAGTCGGTCGCGGCGGTCGCGCCGGCGGCGGCGGCCACGACGGTCGTGCTGCTCGTTGCGGGCTTCGCGCCGGGGGCGACGGTCACCGCGATCGTGGCCGCCGCGATCCTGAGCCTCGGGGTCGCGCGCACGGTCTCGCAGTTCGCGCGCCGCTTCGCCGCCACGGGAGCCCTCTACACGTACACCGCGCGCGGTCTCGGCACGCGCGCGGGTCTCGCCGCGGGCGCGGCGATCCTCACGGGGTACGGTGCGGTGGCCATGTTCGCATTGCTCGGCGGCGCGTACTACGCCACCTACCTGGTCGCGGGACTCTGGCCGTCGATCGATCGAGCGCTCGTGACCGCGCTCTTCGTCGTGGGGCAAGGCGTTCTCGTCGCGTTCGTGCTCGTCCGCGGCATCCGGATCTCCGCCCGCGCGGCGCTCGTCGTCGAGACGCTGTCGGTCGCGCTGATCGTGGTCCTTCTCATCGCGCTCCTGGTGAAGATCGGCCCGCTCGACCTGACGGCGATCGCGGGGATCGGCGGGGCCCAGCTCGACCCGACCGCGTTCGCGGCAGCCGCCGTGATCGCGCTGACGGCCTTCGTCGGGTTCGAGTCCGCGGCCACCTTGAGCGTCGAGTCGGTCTCGCCGCTGCGCAACGTCCCCCGCGCGATCACCGGCACCGTGGTGCTGTCGGGGCTCCTCTACGTCCTCGCCGCCGTGACCCAGGTCGCGGGTTTCGACGCGCTGGGCGCCGATCTCGCCACCAGCGCCTCACCGGTCAACGAGCTCGCCGAAGCGTACGGCCTCGGCGGCTGGGGTGTCGTCGCCGACCTCGGCATCGCGGCATCCTTCCTGGCGTGCGCGATCGGCACGACCACCGCGCTCGTACGCGTGCTCTTCGCTCTGAGCCGCGACGCCGTCCTCCCGGCCGCGATCGGTCGCACTCATCCGCGCTTCGGAACTCCCGCGACGGCGGTGGCCGCGGCGTTGCCGCTCATCACCGCGCTGCCGGTCGTGGTGGTCGCCGCGGGGATCGACACGCGCGATGCGATGCACGTGACGATCGGGCTCGGTGCCGCGGGCTACATCGTGGCGTACATCCTCGTGTGCGTGGCGGCGCCCTTCTTCCTCCGTCGTATCGGCGAGTCGACGGTCGGTTCCACGGTGGTCGCCGGCGTCTCGGCGCTCGCGCTCGCCGCCGCCCTCGTGTCCTTCTTCGTCGACGACCTCTCGTCCGGCGGTGCGATCGTGGTGATCGTCGCGGGGCTGACGGCCGTGTGCGCGGTCGTCATCACGCTCCTCCGTCGACGACACGGGTCCGGTGCGCTCGGGGTCTACGACGAGCCTGTCGCGGCGCAGGTGCTCGGGGGAGTGGTCTCGCCGCGGCATCCCGACGATGCGTGA
- a CDS encoding helix-turn-helix domain-containing protein has product MREQPALAARQPGAVHSALAVLEAVAQLGAGVSAQRLSAELGLPRATTYRLVNLLVEDEYLVRTPDLAGFALGAKVAQLAAVVAPPARLSSAARAVLAEARSTLRGGVHVALFVDGRIAVVDADPDFPLSDEARLAREPARYALGRLMLLSQGDAGTPELDRARDDLARWGATRQSGELIATAGCLAVPIVDASGLAAGAVAFSGPRHRVDEPGDVLSALRPAADALAPLMV; this is encoded by the coding sequence ATGCGTGAGCAGCCGGCGCTCGCCGCGCGTCAGCCCGGTGCCGTGCACTCCGCGCTCGCCGTGCTCGAGGCCGTCGCTCAGCTCGGCGCCGGTGTCAGCGCCCAGCGCCTCTCGGCCGAACTCGGTCTGCCGCGCGCGACGACGTATCGCCTCGTGAATCTGCTGGTGGAGGACGAGTACCTCGTGCGCACCCCTGACCTCGCGGGATTCGCGCTCGGCGCGAAGGTCGCCCAGCTCGCGGCGGTCGTGGCTCCGCCCGCGCGGCTGTCGTCCGCTGCCCGAGCGGTGCTCGCCGAGGCGCGTTCGACCCTGCGCGGGGGAGTGCACGTAGCGCTCTTCGTCGACGGGCGGATCGCGGTCGTGGATGCCGACCCGGACTTCCCCCTCTCGGACGAGGCGCGCCTCGCGCGCGAACCCGCCCGCTACGCGCTCGGTCGGCTCATGCTGCTGTCGCAGGGCGACGCGGGGACTCCCGAACTCGACCGCGCCCGCGACGATCTCGCTCGCTGGGGTGCGACACGCCAGAGCGGCGAGCTGATCGCCACCGCCGGCTGCCTCGCGGTTCCGATCGTCGACGCGAGCGGACTGGCCGCGGGAGCCGTGGCTTTCTCGGGTCCGCGGCATCGCGTCGACGAGCCCGGGGATGTGCTCTCGGCGCTGCGCCCGGCGGCCGACGCCCTGGCCCCGCTGATGGTGTGA
- a CDS encoding NUDIX domain-containing protein → MDDALPGTTVPDHRGRTGLHLTGRDLDRNPRVEVTDVELLAAGWHVLRATTFRYRGDDGEWLTQKRETYDRGNGATILLYDPTRRTVLLTRQFRYPVYVNDHPDGMLIETAAGLLDDDDPLTAIRREAEEETGVRVEEVEHVFDVYMSPGSVTERLHFFAAAYDGSTRVGDRGGLEEEGEEIEILEYGIDEALQRIGNGEIQDAKTIMLLQWAVLDGPFARR, encoded by the coding sequence ATGGATGACGCGCTTCCCGGCACCACCGTGCCCGACCACCGCGGTCGCACCGGCCTGCACCTCACCGGCCGCGACCTCGACCGCAATCCCCGCGTCGAGGTGACCGACGTCGAGCTCCTCGCCGCCGGATGGCACGTGCTGCGCGCGACGACCTTCCGGTACCGCGGCGACGACGGCGAGTGGCTCACGCAGAAGCGCGAGACGTACGACCGCGGCAACGGCGCGACGATCCTGCTCTACGACCCCACGCGGCGGACCGTGCTGCTCACGCGGCAGTTCCGCTACCCCGTGTACGTCAACGACCACCCCGACGGCATGCTCATCGAGACCGCAGCGGGTCTGCTCGACGACGACGATCCGCTCACCGCGATCCGTCGCGAGGCCGAGGAGGAGACGGGTGTCCGCGTCGAAGAGGTGGAGCACGTCTTCGACGTCTACATGAGCCCCGGCTCGGTCACCGAGCGCCTGCACTTCTTCGCCGCGGCGTACGACGGTTCGACGCGCGTGGGCGATCGGGGCGGCCTCGAAGAGGAGGGCGAGGAGATCGAGATCCTCGAGTACGGCATCGACGAGGCGCTCCAGCGAATCGGCAACGGCGAGATCCAGGATGCCAAGACGATCATGCTGCTGCAGTGGGCGGTGCTCGACGGGCCGTTCGCCCGGCGCTGA
- a CDS encoding DeoR/GlpR family DNA-binding transcription regulator: protein MLAASRKDALLERLRRDGRLVVKDVALELGLSEDSIRRDLRELDAAGLAVRVYGGALPASPAVADYDARGRVARSSKARVAAAAVELIEPGATVLLDGGTTTLALVEALPRSFAGTVITHSPTIAAALLHHDADVVVIGGRVFKHSAVACGSAAVEAAQRISADIFFLGVTGVHPAAGFTTGNADEAAMKRVLAERAAETFVLASEEKLGAASRFGILPLDGVTGIVADLDPATPLAADLEAAGAHVRYASTPKQPRSDVGGPQ, encoded by the coding sequence ATGCTCGCAGCCTCCCGAAAAGACGCCCTGCTCGAGCGGCTCCGTCGCGACGGACGCCTCGTCGTGAAAGACGTCGCCCTCGAACTCGGGCTTTCCGAAGACAGCATCCGTCGCGACCTCCGAGAACTGGATGCCGCCGGCCTCGCCGTCCGCGTCTACGGCGGGGCTCTCCCGGCCTCGCCGGCGGTCGCCGACTACGACGCGCGGGGGAGGGTGGCGCGATCGAGCAAGGCCCGCGTCGCCGCGGCCGCGGTCGAGCTCATCGAACCCGGTGCCACGGTGCTCCTCGACGGCGGAACGACAACGTTGGCGCTCGTGGAGGCGCTGCCCCGCTCGTTCGCCGGCACCGTGATCACGCATTCGCCGACGATCGCCGCCGCCCTCCTGCACCACGACGCCGATGTCGTCGTGATCGGCGGCAGGGTGTTCAAGCACTCGGCGGTCGCGTGCGGTTCCGCGGCGGTCGAGGCCGCCCAGAGGATCAGCGCCGACATCTTCTTCCTGGGGGTGACGGGTGTGCACCCCGCGGCGGGGTTCACGACGGGGAATGCCGATGAGGCGGCGATGAAGCGCGTGCTCGCCGAGCGGGCCGCCGAGACGTTCGTCCTCGCGAGCGAGGAGAAGCTGGGTGCGGCCTCGCGCTTCGGCATCCTTCCGCTCGACGGGGTGACGGGAATCGTCGCCGATCTCGACCCCGCCACTCCGCTAGCGGCCGACCTCGAGGCCGCGGGTGCGCACGTGCGGTATGCCTCGACGCCGAAGCAACCCCGGAGCGATGTCGGGGGCCCGCAATAG